The Zobellia alginiliquefaciens genome contains a region encoding:
- a CDS encoding alpha/beta hydrolase — MLRKLTFFACLLCASLNAQVTQEIFESFKLQERRDVKYYFPEDYDEEKKYPLIVVLDGEYLFDQVVANAKFYHKFHGMPASIVVGIEQSKKSIRFDDCAFEPDSGLPSEKAKKFFEFLGMEIIPYLDLNYSTAPFKMIVGYDITANFTNYWLFKENSLFNAYINISPTLAPEMETRVPSRLAAFDKQIFYELIVEGEKNKNTPRILQMNQAIKAIEKESLHYNFQQYDGADHISVATYGLGKAFDNIFGMFKPISPKEYKEQILTSEDPVFQYLENKYQSIEDLFGFKKTVDLNDIMAVYAACRKKEDTESLKPLSDLCKKEFPETMMGFYFEGEYYEQLGEPKKAFKTFEKAFAMDEIDFLTKEMALEKIDALKADFGY, encoded by the coding sequence ATGTTACGCAAACTTACTTTTTTTGCATGCCTACTATGCGCTTCTCTAAACGCACAAGTCACACAAGAGATTTTTGAATCGTTCAAATTACAGGAAAGACGCGATGTAAAATACTACTTTCCAGAAGATTATGATGAAGAAAAAAAATACCCCCTAATTGTTGTACTAGATGGGGAATATCTCTTTGACCAAGTAGTTGCCAACGCTAAATTTTACCATAAGTTTCATGGCATGCCAGCTAGTATTGTTGTTGGTATAGAGCAAAGCAAAAAGAGTATCCGTTTTGACGATTGCGCTTTTGAACCAGACTCTGGACTTCCCTCCGAAAAGGCAAAAAAATTCTTTGAGTTTTTAGGAATGGAAATCATACCATACCTTGACCTTAACTACAGTACCGCACCATTTAAAATGATTGTGGGTTATGACATAACAGCCAACTTTACCAACTACTGGCTCTTTAAGGAGAATTCGCTTTTCAATGCGTATATAAATATTTCCCCTACTTTGGCTCCGGAGATGGAAACCAGGGTTCCGTCACGTTTGGCAGCGTTTGACAAACAAATTTTTTATGAATTGATCGTTGAGGGCGAAAAGAACAAAAACACGCCCAGAATTCTTCAAATGAACCAAGCTATTAAAGCTATCGAAAAAGAATCGCTTCATTATAACTTTCAGCAATATGATGGTGCCGACCATATTTCTGTAGCCACCTATGGCCTAGGAAAGGCTTTTGATAATATCTTTGGCATGTTCAAGCCTATTAGCCCAAAAGAATACAAAGAACAAATACTAACCTCAGAAGACCCTGTTTTTCAGTACCTAGAAAACAAATACCAGAGTATTGAAGATTTATTCGGATTTAAAAAAACGGTTGACCTTAACGATATCATGGCCGTTTATGCTGCATGCCGAAAAAAAGAAGATACCGAGTCTTTAAAACCGCTTTCAGACCTTTGTAAAAAGGAATTCCCTGAAACTATGATGGGCTTTTATTTTGAAGGCGAATATTATGAGCAATTAGGTGAACCTAAGAAAGCGTTCAAAACCTTTGAAAAAGCTTTCGCCATGGATGAAATAGATTTCTTGACCAAAGAAATGGCCTTAGAGAAAATAGATGCTTTGAAGGCTGATTTTGGATACTAA
- the radA gene encoding DNA repair protein RadA, translated as MAKTKTAFFCQNCGTQYAKWVGQCSACKEWNTVVEEVVQKEEKTSWKANTTPLKKIAKPLRVNEISTDKELRLNTFDLEFNRVLGGGLVPGALVLLGGEPGVGKSTLLLQIALKLPYKTLYVSGEESQKQIKMRADRIHPNSETCFILTETKTQNIFKQIESTEPDIVVIDSIQTLHSDYIESAAGSISQIRECTAELIKFAKETNTPVILIGHITKDGSIAGPKILEHMVDTVLQFEGDRNYVYRILRSLKNRFGSTAELGIYEMQGSGLRQVNNPSEILISKNDEGLSGTAIASTVEGMRPLMIEIQALVSTAVYGTPQRSTTGYNAKRLNMLLAVLEKRAGFKLGAKDVFLNITGGISVDDPAIDLAVIAAILSSNEDIPIEKGVCFAAEVGLAGEIRPVQRVDQRISEAEKLGFTSIYVSKNNKIALKNTKIEIHLVAKIEDMVSSLFG; from the coding sequence ATGGCCAAAACAAAAACCGCATTTTTCTGCCAGAACTGTGGCACTCAATATGCCAAATGGGTGGGACAATGTTCCGCTTGCAAAGAATGGAACACTGTAGTTGAAGAGGTTGTTCAAAAGGAAGAAAAAACAAGCTGGAAGGCCAATACAACTCCCCTAAAAAAAATAGCGAAACCCTTACGTGTTAATGAAATCAGCACGGATAAGGAACTACGGCTAAATACATTTGACCTGGAATTCAACCGCGTATTGGGCGGCGGTCTAGTGCCCGGCGCATTAGTTTTGTTAGGCGGTGAACCTGGTGTTGGTAAAAGTACATTGCTTCTACAGATAGCCTTAAAACTTCCGTATAAAACTTTATATGTCTCGGGAGAGGAAAGTCAAAAACAGATTAAAATGCGAGCGGATAGAATTCATCCGAATAGCGAAACCTGCTTTATACTTACAGAAACCAAGACCCAAAATATCTTTAAACAAATAGAATCTACAGAACCGGATATTGTTGTTATCGATTCAATTCAGACATTACATTCCGATTATATAGAATCTGCTGCCGGGAGTATTTCCCAAATACGGGAATGTACCGCAGAACTTATCAAATTTGCCAAAGAGACAAATACACCTGTTATTCTCATTGGCCATATTACCAAAGACGGTTCCATAGCCGGGCCTAAAATCTTGGAACATATGGTTGATACCGTATTACAGTTTGAAGGTGATCGCAACTATGTGTATCGCATTCTACGTTCTCTGAAAAATAGATTTGGCTCAACTGCAGAACTTGGAATCTATGAAATGCAAGGTAGTGGACTGCGCCAAGTGAACAATCCATCTGAAATATTAATTTCCAAGAACGATGAAGGCCTAAGCGGAACGGCCATAGCATCTACTGTAGAAGGTATGCGGCCTCTTATGATAGAAATACAGGCTTTGGTAAGTACGGCAGTTTATGGAACTCCGCAGCGCTCCACCACAGGTTACAATGCCAAGCGACTGAATATGCTGTTGGCAGTACTTGAAAAACGAGCAGGTTTTAAATTAGGAGCGAAAGATGTTTTCTTAAATATTACTGGAGGTATTTCTGTAGATGATCCCGCCATTGATCTTGCCGTAATTGCCGCAATACTTTCCAGCAACGAAGATATTCCTATAGAAAAAGGAGTTTGTTTTGCCGCAGAAGTTGGTCTAGCAGGTGAGATTAGACCTGTACAAAGAGTTGACCAAAGAATTTCGGAGGCAGAGAAATTAGGCTTCACCTCTATTTATGTTTCCAAGAACAACAAAATCGCCTTAAAAAACACAAAAATAGAAATCCATCTTGTTGCAAAAATAGAGGATATGGTCAGCTCCTTATTTGGCTAA
- a CDS encoding glycine--tRNA ligase: protein MAKQEDDFKRVISHAKEYGYVFQSSEIYDGLSAVYDYAQNGSELKKNIREYWWKAMVQLNDNIVGIDAAIFMHPTTWKASGHVDAFSDPLIDNKDSKKRYRADVLVEDYVAKIENKIEKEVTKAAKRFGDKFDKEQFLATNPRVVDYQEQATSILKRLGKSLEREDLEDVKKLIEELDIACPMSGSKNWTEVKQFNLMFGTKLGATAESAMDLYLRPETAQGIFVNFLNVQKTGRMKIPFGIAQTGKAFRNEIVARQFIFRMREFEQMEMQYFIKPGTQQEWYEKWKENRMKWHLSLGLGQENYRFHDHEKLAHYADAAADIEFRFPFGFKELEGIHSRTDFDLSSHEKFSGKKLQYFDPETRESYVPYVLETSIGLDRMFLAVFSNSLRDEELENGTVRTVLKLPAVLAPTKAAIFPLVKKDGLPEIAHKIIDDLKWDFNVVYDEKDAVGRRYRRQDANGTPFCITVDHQTVEDNTVTIRHRDSMEQERVAITDLKGIIAQAVDMRSWLMKMQEQEV, encoded by the coding sequence ATGGCAAAACAAGAAGACGATTTTAAGAGGGTAATTTCCCATGCAAAGGAATATGGTTATGTATTCCAATCCAGTGAAATATATGATGGGTTAAGTGCTGTTTACGACTACGCGCAGAACGGTTCGGAACTCAAAAAGAATATAAGGGAATACTGGTGGAAAGCTATGGTTCAGCTCAATGATAACATTGTTGGGATTGACGCTGCTATTTTTATGCACCCTACTACTTGGAAAGCTTCGGGCCATGTTGATGCTTTTAGTGACCCGTTAATCGATAACAAGGACTCCAAAAAGAGATACCGTGCAGATGTGCTCGTTGAGGATTATGTGGCCAAAATCGAAAATAAAATTGAAAAAGAGGTAACCAAAGCAGCAAAACGTTTTGGGGATAAGTTTGATAAAGAGCAGTTCTTGGCTACAAATCCTAGGGTTGTTGATTATCAAGAACAAGCAACTTCTATTCTAAAAAGGTTGGGAAAATCTTTGGAAAGGGAAGATTTAGAAGATGTTAAAAAACTAATTGAAGAGTTAGATATCGCTTGCCCAATGTCTGGGTCTAAGAATTGGACGGAAGTAAAGCAGTTCAACCTTATGTTCGGAACAAAATTGGGAGCTACGGCAGAAAGCGCCATGGACCTTTATTTACGTCCGGAAACCGCACAAGGTATTTTCGTAAACTTCTTGAATGTGCAGAAAACGGGTAGGATGAAAATTCCTTTTGGAATAGCCCAAACGGGGAAAGCATTCCGTAATGAAATAGTAGCACGTCAGTTCATTTTTAGAATGCGTGAGTTCGAACAAATGGAAATGCAATATTTCATTAAACCGGGAACACAGCAAGAATGGTACGAAAAATGGAAAGAGAACCGTATGAAATGGCATCTTTCGCTAGGTCTTGGCCAAGAGAATTACCGTTTTCATGATCATGAAAAATTGGCACATTATGCAGATGCTGCCGCAGATATAGAATTCCGTTTTCCTTTTGGATTTAAGGAACTTGAAGGAATACACTCTAGAACAGACTTTGATTTATCGAGTCATGAGAAATTTTCAGGTAAGAAATTGCAATATTTTGACCCTGAAACTAGAGAAAGTTATGTGCCGTACGTATTGGAGACCTCAATAGGTTTGGATCGTATGTTCCTAGCTGTTTTTTCTAACTCTTTACGAGATGAGGAACTGGAAAATGGTACGGTCAGAACGGTCTTGAAATTACCTGCTGTTTTGGCACCTACAAAGGCTGCAATATTTCCATTGGTGAAAAAAGATGGGCTTCCTGAAATTGCTCATAAGATTATTGATGACCTTAAGTGGGACTTTAATGTGGTGTATGATGAGAAGGATGCCGTAGGGCGTAGATATAGAAGGCAAGATGCCAATGGTACGCCTTTCTGTATTACCGTAGATCATCAAACGGTAGAGGATAATACGGTAACCATTCGCCATAGAGATTCTATGGAGCAAGAGAGGGTTGCTATTACCGACTTAAAAGGAATTATTGCCCAAGCAGTTGATATGAGAAGCTGGTTAATGAAAATGCAGGAGCAAGAAGTCTAG
- a CDS encoding Ig-like domain-containing protein yields MIVAVLWQCARRGSPSGGPKDLTPPSLTKTEPDSMTTNFKASRIRLYFDEFIKLTDVQEQLIVSPPLKYQPDIKPQGGASKYVELKFKDTLRENTTYTLNFGQSVQDNNEGNPSSFLTYVFSTGDYIDSLDLTGAVKDAFKKKADDFISVMLYEIDTAYTDSTIFKRPPNYITNTLDSAVIFKLKNLKEGQYKLFALKDEAKNNMFDQNVDKIAFLKDTINLPTDSTYVLTLFKEVPNYSMAVPSLVAQNKIIFGYYGDASDVEIKPITSIPDTVKTKILKEKDKDTLNFWFTPYEMDSIVFTATNERLQITDTFTVKNRKVEIDSMRLNPNQNGSLNFNDPFFISSTTPISSIDSTLIFITNQDSLAVDFTTKLDTIENKIDVNFAIEPNQSYQLDLLPGAITDFFEQPNDTTSYYLSTGSYADYGNLRFNITGADYPIIVQLTDEQGKLKREITAEEPKVFEFNNLEPSKYLVRVIFDTNGNGKWDTGNFLKQQQPEKISYYPDVIEVRANWEMEQTFIIPD; encoded by the coding sequence ATGATAGTTGCCGTTTTATGGCAATGTGCACGTAGAGGTAGCCCAAGTGGAGGCCCTAAAGACCTTACCCCTCCTTCTCTGACCAAAACAGAACCGGACAGTATGACCACCAATTTTAAGGCTAGCCGCATTAGGCTATATTTTGATGAGTTCATTAAACTTACGGATGTTCAGGAACAACTTATAGTTTCCCCTCCTTTAAAATATCAACCAGACATAAAACCGCAGGGAGGTGCCAGTAAATACGTAGAATTAAAATTTAAGGATACCCTACGGGAAAACACTACGTACACCTTAAATTTCGGTCAAAGTGTACAAGACAATAATGAAGGAAACCCTAGTAGTTTTTTGACTTATGTTTTTTCTACCGGAGATTATATTGATTCCTTAGACCTGACCGGAGCGGTAAAAGATGCCTTTAAGAAGAAAGCGGATGATTTTATAAGTGTTATGCTCTATGAAATTGATACGGCCTATACTGATTCTACCATTTTTAAAAGACCGCCAAACTATATTACAAACACTCTAGATAGTGCGGTTATTTTTAAACTTAAGAATTTAAAGGAAGGACAGTACAAGCTTTTTGCCCTTAAAGACGAAGCCAAGAACAATATGTTCGATCAGAACGTGGATAAAATAGCTTTTCTAAAAGACACCATTAACTTGCCTACGGATTCTACTTACGTACTTACGCTCTTCAAAGAAGTACCTAATTACAGCATGGCCGTACCAAGCCTAGTGGCTCAAAACAAGATTATTTTTGGTTATTATGGCGATGCCAGCGATGTGGAAATAAAACCTATAACCTCCATACCGGATACTGTCAAGACCAAAATACTCAAAGAAAAAGATAAGGACACCCTCAATTTCTGGTTCACACCTTATGAAATGGATTCCATTGTTTTTACGGCCACAAATGAAAGGTTGCAAATTACTGACACCTTCACTGTTAAAAACAGAAAGGTAGAGATTGACTCTATGAGATTGAATCCCAATCAAAACGGTTCGCTTAATTTTAACGACCCATTTTTTATTTCGTCCACAACACCTATCAGTTCAATAGATTCTACACTTATTTTCATAACCAATCAAGACTCCCTGGCGGTGGATTTCACCACCAAACTGGATACCATAGAGAATAAAATTGATGTTAATTTTGCTATTGAACCAAATCAAAGTTACCAGTTGGACCTACTGCCTGGCGCCATTACAGATTTCTTTGAACAACCGAACGACACTACCTCCTACTACCTATCTACTGGAAGTTATGCTGATTATGGTAATTTAAGATTCAATATTACCGGTGCGGATTATCCAATAATTGTTCAATTAACCGATGAACAAGGAAAGCTGAAGCGGGAGATTACAGCAGAAGAGCCAAAAGTATTTGAATTCAATAATCTAGAACCATCAAAGTATTTGGTTCGGGTAATTTTTGACACTAACGGCAATGGAAAATGGGATACAGGTAATTTTCTTAAACAGCAACAACCTGAAAAAATAAGCTACTACCCCGATGTAATTGAAGTACGTGCCAACTGGGAAATGGAACAAACATTTATTATTCCAGACTAA
- a CDS encoding exodeoxyribonuclease III encodes MKIVSYNVNGIRAAINKGFIEWLQTVGPDVVCLQEIKAMEEQLDLSLFEEAGYAYNYWFSAQKKGYSGTAILSKKQPDTIQKGTGIDYMDFEGRNIRADFGDVSIMSMYLPSGTNLARLDHKLMYMADFQKYADDLRKTRPNLIVLGDYNICHEAIDIHDPVRNKNVSGFLPVEREWIGGFMESGFIDSFRHFNKEPDNYTWWSYRANARNNNKGWRLDYAMVAEPLRDRLKRSVILSEAKHSDHCPILVEIDTP; translated from the coding sequence GTGAAAATAGTATCCTACAATGTAAACGGCATCCGTGCCGCAATTAACAAAGGTTTTATAGAATGGTTGCAAACTGTTGGGCCTGATGTGGTTTGTCTACAGGAAATAAAGGCAATGGAAGAGCAATTAGATCTATCTCTTTTTGAAGAAGCGGGGTATGCCTATAATTATTGGTTTAGCGCTCAGAAGAAAGGGTATAGCGGTACTGCAATCCTATCAAAAAAACAACCGGATACCATTCAAAAAGGAACGGGTATAGATTATATGGATTTTGAAGGCCGAAATATTAGGGCAGATTTTGGAGATGTTTCAATAATGAGCATGTATTTGCCCTCTGGTACAAATTTAGCTCGGTTGGATCATAAGCTAATGTACATGGCAGATTTTCAAAAGTATGCGGACGACCTTAGAAAAACACGACCTAACCTAATTGTTTTAGGCGATTATAATATTTGTCATGAAGCTATAGATATCCATGACCCTGTGCGTAATAAAAATGTTTCCGGGTTTTTACCTGTAGAACGTGAGTGGATAGGTGGCTTTATGGAAAGCGGATTTATTGATAGCTTTCGTCATTTTAACAAAGAACCTGATAATTATACGTGGTGGAGTTACCGGGCAAATGCCAGAAACAACAATAAAGGATGGCGTTTGGATTATGCCATGGTTGCAGAACCATTAAGAGATAGATTAAAAAGATCGGTAATCTTGTCAGAAGCAAAACATAGCGATCATTGTCCTATTTTAGTTGAAATTGATACGCCTTAA
- a CDS encoding ComF family protein, which translates to MLANILNDINSVLAPRVCFGCNVHLNRGEKLICTICRNDLPLTDYTFNDENPVDRIFYGRINIKKASSMLFFSENGIVRELIHHLKYKNQEEVGSFLGDWYGQILKENKELHNSIDIIIPVPLHKKKFRQRGYNQVSSFAQRLAFHLNTDYSDTILIKTANTKTQTKKGRIGRWQNIEDLYILSDPNAIKGKNILLVDDVITTGATMEICARVLAQAPNTTVYITSMAVVP; encoded by the coding sequence ATGTTAGCAAATATACTAAATGATATTAATTCGGTCTTAGCACCAAGGGTATGTTTTGGATGTAATGTTCATTTAAACAGAGGAGAGAAACTCATCTGTACCATTTGCCGAAACGATTTGCCACTTACCGATTATACTTTTAACGATGAAAACCCTGTTGACCGTATATTTTATGGCAGAATTAACATAAAAAAAGCAAGTTCAATGCTTTTTTTCTCCGAAAACGGGATTGTTAGAGAGCTTATTCACCATTTAAAGTACAAAAATCAAGAGGAAGTTGGCTCCTTTTTAGGCGATTGGTATGGGCAGATTCTAAAAGAAAATAAAGAACTTCACAATTCTATTGACATTATTATTCCGGTGCCGCTACACAAGAAAAAATTTAGACAACGCGGATACAATCAGGTTTCTTCATTTGCCCAACGCCTTGCTTTTCACTTAAACACAGATTACTCAGATACCATTCTGATCAAAACCGCAAATACAAAAACGCAGACAAAAAAGGGAAGAATAGGAAGATGGCAAAATATTGAAGACCTTTATATTTTGTCTGACCCCAATGCTATAAAAGGCAAAAACATACTTCTCGTAGATGACGTCATCACTACGGGAGCTACTATGGAAATTTGTGCCCGCGTACTCGCCCAAGCTCCAAATACTACAGTTTACATTACCAGTATGGCCGTGGTACCATAA
- a CDS encoding NADP(H)-dependent aldo-keto reductase, whose product MKNTTLPYTDIEVSKICLGTMTWGKQNTEAEGHEQMDYALQKGVNFFDTAELYPVPAHPDRHSATEKIIGTWFKKNGNRDKVVLGTKIAGKAEFTKFIRTNGFSPDAIRSAVEGSLERLQTDYIDLYQLHWPERNTNYFGKRGYKHDISDHWKDNIHQVLETMRDLIREGKIRHVGISNETPWGTMRFLTESKVHASLPRAITIQNPYSLLNRQFEVGLSEISLREKIGLLAYSPMGFGTLSGKYLGGMKPATGRITLFPNYSRYSSEAAVKATEQYHDLAEKHGLSMAQMALAFVNTRPFVTSTIIGATSMKQLQENIASIDLKLSEEVLEGIEAIHNSIPNPAP is encoded by the coding sequence ATGAAAAATACTACCCTACCCTACACTGATATAGAAGTCAGTAAAATTTGCCTTGGTACAATGACCTGGGGCAAGCAGAATACGGAAGCAGAAGGTCATGAACAGATGGACTATGCCCTTCAAAAAGGAGTTAATTTCTTTGATACGGCAGAGCTCTATCCTGTACCTGCGCATCCTGACCGTCATTCTGCCACCGAAAAAATCATTGGAACCTGGTTTAAGAAAAACGGAAACCGCGATAAAGTGGTTCTGGGAACTAAAATCGCAGGTAAGGCCGAGTTTACAAAATTTATACGGACCAACGGATTTTCTCCGGATGCCATACGTAGTGCCGTTGAAGGTAGTTTAGAACGGTTGCAGACAGATTATATTGATTTATATCAATTGCATTGGCCTGAAAGAAATACCAATTATTTTGGAAAAAGAGGATATAAACATGACATCTCTGACCATTGGAAGGATAATATTCACCAAGTGTTGGAGACCATGCGAGATTTAATTCGCGAAGGAAAAATTAGACATGTGGGTATATCTAATGAAACGCCATGGGGAACTATGCGTTTCTTAACGGAAAGCAAAGTGCATGCTAGTCTTCCGCGAGCTATAACCATTCAGAATCCATATAGTCTTTTAAACCGTCAGTTTGAAGTAGGGCTTTCAGAAATTTCATTACGTGAAAAAATAGGTCTTTTGGCTTATTCCCCAATGGGTTTTGGAACCTTGTCCGGAAAATATTTGGGCGGTATGAAACCTGCTACGGGCAGGATTACGCTATTTCCTAATTACAGTAGATATAGTAGTGAGGCAGCAGTTAAAGCAACCGAACAGTATCATGACCTAGCGGAGAAACACGGACTTTCTATGGCGCAAATGGCTCTGGCTTTTGTGAATACAAGGCCATTCGTGACCAGTACCATTATTGGTGCTACATCAATGAAACAATTGCAGGAAAATATTGCAAGTATAGACCTAAAATTAAGTGAAGAAGTGCTTGAGGGTATTGAGGCAATACATAATTCTATTCCTAACCCTGCGCCATAA
- a CDS encoding TonB-dependent receptor family protein, with protein MRYIFVVLLAVICVHFTNAQSQSKKDSITRLEGVTITDTVLPKTATGIIASAKVTSENIQNYSPVDMVSAINEIPGVFVLSGALNTNKITIRGIGARAQYGTDKLNLYYNEIPLTNGTGTSTIEAYDLENLEGIEVIKGPKGTAYGSGLGGAIILHSPENTNKESQFKNNFTLGSYGLKKNNLMFSHSDSKLSLKVSYGHMETDGYRENNKFERDGVLINTSYQINPKNKISFLLNHIDYFAQIPSSISKSAIEEDPKQAAFTWKSAQGFEDNNYTLAGLSFQHKFSTKLENTTSVFYTYLDHYEPRPFNILDEITNGYGFRTRFLGSFDFLQKKAEYTFGAELYKDEYNWGTFENLYEDNNGNGSLLGQQLSDNKEFRRKFNAFSTLTLPLNDKFTAQIGLNINKTHYDFRDKFNSGANNKNAKRNFDVIALPSLNLNYDFDQNYKVYANISRGFSNPSLERSLTPEGVINPDIAQETGINYELGGQLYFFKRKLHVDMAVYHMDIKNLLVDQRIGEDQYVGKNAGSTKHQGIDLALSYTTSISSWLKIRPFINYTLSDFSFVEFIDGDNDFSGNPLTGVPKHRFNSGLQIQANTGFYWNTTHQYVDEISLTDANTLYSDSYNVWNTKLGYRKQVSHRFNFGLHFGINNIFDTQYAQSVLINATGFGGSEPRYFYPGNGRNWYSSLSLAIKI; from the coding sequence ATGAGATATATTTTTGTGGTCCTGTTAGCAGTTATATGTGTACATTTTACAAACGCTCAGAGCCAATCAAAAAAAGATAGTATTACCCGTTTGGAAGGTGTAACTATCACAGATACGGTTTTACCCAAAACAGCAACCGGCATTATAGCTTCGGCAAAAGTAACCTCAGAAAATATTCAAAACTATAGTCCTGTTGATATGGTATCCGCCATAAACGAAATACCCGGTGTATTTGTTCTCTCGGGAGCTTTAAACACCAATAAAATTACAATAAGGGGCATTGGTGCCCGCGCGCAATACGGAACGGACAAGCTTAATCTTTACTATAATGAGATTCCCCTGACCAATGGCACCGGGACTTCTACCATTGAAGCGTACGACCTAGAAAACCTAGAAGGCATAGAAGTAATTAAAGGCCCTAAAGGAACCGCCTATGGCTCAGGACTTGGTGGCGCTATCATTTTGCACTCTCCAGAAAATACCAATAAAGAATCTCAATTTAAAAATAATTTTACCTTAGGTTCCTATGGATTGAAAAAGAACAATCTTATGTTTTCCCATTCAGACTCAAAACTTTCATTAAAAGTTAGTTACGGACATATGGAAACGGACGGGTACCGTGAGAACAATAAGTTTGAGCGTGATGGGGTTCTCATTAACACCTCATACCAAATCAACCCTAAAAACAAAATTTCCTTTTTACTGAACCATATTGACTATTTTGCTCAAATACCAAGTTCCATAAGTAAATCTGCCATAGAAGAAGACCCGAAACAAGCTGCTTTTACTTGGAAGTCCGCCCAAGGTTTTGAAGACAACAATTATACACTAGCAGGATTGTCATTTCAGCATAAATTCAGTACAAAATTAGAAAATACAACTAGCGTTTTCTACACCTATCTTGATCATTATGAGCCCAGGCCGTTCAACATTCTGGATGAAATAACTAATGGCTATGGCTTTAGAACACGCTTTCTAGGAAGTTTTGATTTTCTTCAGAAAAAAGCAGAATACACTTTTGGAGCTGAATTATATAAAGACGAATACAATTGGGGCACGTTTGAAAATTTATACGAAGACAATAATGGAAATGGCAGTTTACTTGGGCAACAACTAAGCGACAATAAAGAGTTTCGTAGAAAATTCAACGCCTTCAGCACTTTAACACTACCCTTAAATGATAAATTTACAGCGCAAATAGGACTTAACATTAACAAAACACATTACGATTTTAGGGATAAATTCAATTCGGGCGCCAACAACAAAAATGCAAAAAGGAACTTTGATGTCATTGCCCTGCCTAGTCTAAACCTCAACTATGACTTTGACCAGAATTATAAAGTTTATGCCAATATAAGCCGTGGTTTCTCAAATCCAAGCCTAGAAAGGTCTTTGACACCAGAAGGAGTAATCAACCCGGATATTGCACAGGAAACAGGCATTAATTACGAACTAGGTGGTCAACTTTACTTCTTCAAAAGAAAACTTCATGTAGATATGGCCGTGTACCATATGGACATCAAAAATCTATTGGTAGACCAGCGCATTGGCGAAGATCAGTATGTTGGCAAAAATGCGGGAAGTACTAAACACCAAGGTATAGACCTAGCGTTGAGTTATACCACTTCTATCTCCTCTTGGCTTAAAATACGACCATTTATAAATTACACTTTAAGCGATTTTAGCTTTGTAGAATTTATTGATGGAGACAATGATTTCTCTGGAAACCCTTTGACCGGGGTGCCAAAACACAGATTTAATTCCGGATTGCAAATACAGGCAAATACTGGATTTTACTGGAACACCACCCACCAATATGTTGATGAAATTTCCCTTACAGATGCCAATACGCTGTACAGTGACTCTTACAATGTATGGAACACAAAACTAGGATACAGAAAACAGGTTTCCCATAGGTTCAATTTTGGATTGCACTTTGGTATCAATAATATTTTTGACACTCAATATGCCCAATCCGTACTTATCAATGCCACAGGATTTGGCGGCAGTGAACCCAGATATTTTTATCCCGGAAATGGAAGAAATTGGTATAGCAGCTTAAGCCTAGCAATTAAAATCTAG